In the bacterium SCSIO 12741 genome, AACGCCAAACTGGGAGGAATAGTCGTATGGCAAATCCAATAAGGGTTCGTCTACCGACTCATGAACATTGTTCTGAATGGACTCACCGCCCAAATCACCTGTAAGTGCAAATCCTATACTGGGATATACCCGAAAGCCCGAGAAGTCAGCTACGCGATAGGAACCTTTAACTAACAACTCATCTAGGCGACCGCTTTGGGTGGTATCCCCCAACTCAAATGGGTCAACCCTGAATAAAAAGCTCCAAACGAAAGTTTGTCTTTCTGTTGAAATTGAGCATCGAAACCAAAAGAGCGATAATCATCTTTATTAGCGCCGATCCCTCCGTTTTGGCTGTCATTAAAAAATCCGACATGCAGTTGTTGTGCGTGAATGGGAGCAATACCGATCGCAACGAGTGCAAACACAAAGACCGTAAATAGTCTACTGGCTACTATGAAATAAGGAGATTTAGCCTGTCGTTTATGGAGTGCCAAATCGGAAGAATACTTTGGGGATTATAAAATCCTTTTCAGGTAAATGGAATAAATCTGCTCGATTTGATTCAACTGACCATCGGCCAGGAAAATGCGCTTCATATCTTCCAACATCTTATCCCGCTGATCATCCGTTGGAAAAAACTTGTCTTTGAAGGAAGTCAATAATTGAATACGATCGTAGTCGTTGAGCTTACCTAATATTTCTTCTACAATCTCAAAATGGCCTTCCCCTACCATGGTCTTCATCAGGCGCAGTTCTTCCCGATGAACTTCCAAATCACTGTATGCGGCAAACATCAGGGTAAAGGCTAAAAAATCCTCATAATCCCACTCGTCCGTCTTGTATCTTTCTTTGACTTCCTGAAGCATGCTAAAATTTTTGCTGATTTAGGTTTCTAAAGTACGAAATGTTCCAAAAGCATTGGATTGCCAAGTTCATTTTTTGCGAAGTCATTCCAAGGGATTAGTCTTCGTCTGTTTGCAGGGCGTAGCGATGAAGACCATCTGGATTTTCCTTGTAAAATCGAACGGCATCGCGAATGTTCATGAAGAAGTGGTCGTGGCCCACCGTATCCATAAATCCGCATCGATGCAATTTATCGCGAACCGGTCCTTTGATTCCTGAGAAGTAGAATTCTACTCCTTTTTCCCGGTAGGCTGTGATGAGTCCTTTCAGCTGGTAAATAGCCGTGGAGTCCATGTCGTTGATGGGTGTGGAGTCCACAACGATGACCTCCAAATGAGGCTTACCCGAAGACCAATCTTGAATACGATCTCTAAAATGAGCGAAGTTGGCAAAGTAGAGTTGGTAATCGAATCGTACAATCAATAGTCCTTCTGGCTCCTTGGCTTCTTCAAAACGGTTGAGGTTTCTAAAATACTCCGTGCCTTCAATTTGTCCCAACCGAGCCATGTGGGGTTTAACCGATCGATAAATAAGCATGATAAGGCTCAGCAATACTCCTACCCCTATGCCTTCTGCAATTCCCAGAAAAAGAGTGGCTAAAAAGGTAGCCAGCAACATCATCAAATCCTTCTTCTCAGTTTTCCAAAGTCGAATCGGCTCCTTCCAATCAAATAGACCTAAAACGGCAACCATGATTATAGATGCCAGCAAAGCTGTTGGGAGGTAATAAAACAAGGGCGTTAGAAACAACAAGGTGCAACCAATAAGCGTCGCTGATATTAATAGAGCGATGGGCGTTCGAGCTCCGGCCTGTTCATTGACAGCCGATCTGGAAAATCCCCCGGTAACGGAAAAAGATTGAAATAGAGAACCCATCAAGTTGGACAATCCCAAGGCGACCAATTCTTGATTGGGGTTCACATGTTGAACACCTCGCTTGGCTTCTATGGCCTTGGAAACCGAAATCGATTCGGCGTAGGCTACCAACGATATGGTAAATGCCAAAGGCAGCAAATCCGTGATCCTTTCAACCGAAAAAGTAGGTAGGGTGAATTGTGGAAGTCCCCCGGAATGTCACGAACGACAATTACACCAGCCGCATCCAGCCCAAACAAGGCGGTAATTAAAGTACCTAAAATGACCACCACCAAAGATCCA is a window encoding:
- a CDS encoding TerB family tellurite resistance protein, with translation MLQEVKERYKTDEWDYEDFLAFTLMFAAYSDLEVHREELRLMKTMVGEGHFEIVEEILGKLNDYDRIQLLTSFKDKFFPTDDQRDKMLEDMKRIFLADGQLNQIEQIYSIYLKRIL